One Nocardioidaceae bacterium SCSIO 66511 genomic window carries:
- a CDS encoding dipeptide epimerase, giving the protein MISAVRTYRLSVPLHTPFVTALRRTDTTDTVVVEIEDADGARGYGEAPAVWQVTGESLASAKECIDGPLSALVTGRDPDDLVALLRDVSASVVGNAGAKAAVDIALHDLAARRLDVSLPRFLGATAHEVPTDVTLAAADATALPDTTNARISDGFGIVKMKVGTDAATDVERVRAVREAAGPDVRIRLDANQGWTPREAVSVIGALEDARLDVELIEQPVAAADLDGLAWVTDRVATPIMADESLHSIRDLVELIRRRAVDMVNVKLAKCGGLRTARTLLEVAHSHGVGTMVGSMMETHVGVGAAASLVAAYPTTVVNDLDAAWWAAESPYSGGLHYERSTIVLPRTPGLGIDGVNT; this is encoded by the coding sequence ATGATCTCCGCCGTCCGTACGTACCGGCTCAGCGTGCCGCTACACACACCCTTCGTCACCGCGCTGCGGCGTACCGACACCACCGACACCGTCGTCGTCGAAATCGAGGATGCCGACGGCGCACGCGGCTACGGCGAGGCCCCGGCCGTCTGGCAGGTGACGGGCGAGTCGTTGGCGAGCGCCAAGGAGTGCATCGACGGCCCGCTCAGTGCGCTGGTGACCGGCCGCGACCCCGACGACCTCGTGGCTCTCCTGCGCGACGTCTCGGCCAGCGTTGTGGGCAATGCTGGGGCGAAGGCGGCCGTCGACATCGCACTGCACGATCTCGCCGCGCGCCGCCTCGACGTCTCCTTGCCGCGATTCCTCGGCGCGACGGCGCACGAGGTGCCCACCGATGTCACGCTCGCGGCCGCCGACGCCACGGCATTGCCCGATACGACGAACGCTCGGATCTCCGACGGGTTCGGCATCGTCAAGATGAAGGTCGGTACGGACGCCGCCACCGACGTCGAGCGGGTACGCGCGGTGCGCGAGGCAGCCGGGCCAGACGTACGCATCCGACTCGACGCCAACCAGGGATGGACCCCTCGCGAAGCCGTCTCGGTCATCGGCGCGCTCGAGGACGCACGCCTCGACGTCGAGCTGATCGAGCAGCCCGTCGCCGCCGCCGACCTCGACGGGCTGGCGTGGGTGACCGATCGCGTTGCGACACCGATCATGGCCGACGAGAGCCTGCATTCGATCCGCGACCTGGTCGAGCTGATCCGCAGACGAGCGGTCGACATGGTCAACGTCAAACTCGCCAAGTGCGGCGGGCTCCGCACGGCGCGTACTCTTCTCGAGGTTGCGCACAGCCACGGCGTCGGCACCATGGTGGGCTCCATGATGGAGACGCACGTGGGCGTCGGTGCGGCCGCCAGCCTGGTCGCCGCGTACCCGACCACGGTCGTCAACGACCTCGACGCCGCCTGGTGGGCCGCGGAATCTCCGTACAGCGGCGGCCTGCACTACGAACGCTCGACCATCGTCCTTCCCCGTACGCCGGGGCTCGGCATCGACGGAGTGAACACGTGA
- the soxR gene encoding redox-sensitive transcriptional activator SoxR codes for MLTPGQVAARSGVAVSALHFYERQGLISSVRTSGNQRRYARDILRRVAFIRVSQRVGIPLAEIKDALETLPDGKTPGRREWARLSQSWRTKLDERIEQLERLRDDLTDCIGCGCLSLSRCTLYNHHDELGAEGSGPRRLDVDAIHQRARQR; via the coding sequence ATGCTCACTCCCGGACAGGTCGCAGCACGCAGCGGTGTCGCCGTCTCGGCACTGCACTTCTACGAACGCCAAGGGCTCATCAGCAGCGTGCGTACGAGCGGTAACCAGCGGCGCTACGCGCGCGACATCCTGCGCCGGGTGGCATTCATTCGGGTGTCGCAACGCGTCGGGATCCCGCTCGCCGAGATCAAGGACGCGCTCGAGACTCTTCCCGACGGCAAGACTCCAGGGCGCCGGGAGTGGGCCCGACTCTCGCAGTCGTGGCGGACCAAGCTGGACGAGCGCATCGAGCAGCTGGAACGTCTGCGCGACGACCTCACCGACTGCATCGGCTGCGGTTGCCTTTCGTTGAGCCGCTGCACGCTCTACAACCACCACGACGAGCTCGGCGCCGAAGGATCCGGACCGCGCCGACTCGACGTCGACGCGATCCACCAGCGAGCCCGTCAGCGCTAG
- a CDS encoding C40 family peptidase: protein MTTVIATPVTTVWTSPDAPRDIDAAIVASTPDPVAWNTALLDAPPSALHGRTETQAVLGEPVRIVSERDGWLEVVLPWQPSSKDPDGYPGWVPAAHVAELDPTDAPLAVVTTLVAETSNGAISYGTVLPELERTPDVVRLAAPGGPIELAASSTDRVPQPADVRDVTSLLASAGQFVGMRYLWGGTSGWGVDCSGFVHLTHRRFGVTVPRDAHDQYDASAQLNPRSAVAGDLYFFGRTSRGITHVGFATGEAGETAQMLHAPDGDRQQHVEHAPMAKERADNLAGAGSFLHR, encoded by the coding sequence GTGACCACTGTGATCGCAACGCCGGTGACGACCGTATGGACCTCCCCGGACGCCCCCCGTGACATCGACGCCGCGATCGTGGCGTCGACACCCGACCCGGTCGCCTGGAACACCGCACTCCTCGACGCTCCTCCGTCGGCATTGCACGGACGTACCGAAACCCAGGCCGTCCTCGGCGAGCCGGTGCGGATCGTCTCCGAACGCGACGGTTGGTTGGAGGTCGTGCTGCCGTGGCAGCCGTCGTCCAAGGACCCTGACGGATATCCCGGCTGGGTACCCGCGGCCCACGTCGCGGAACTGGACCCGACAGACGCTCCCCTCGCGGTCGTGACAACGCTCGTCGCCGAGACTTCCAATGGCGCGATCTCGTACGGCACGGTCCTGCCGGAGCTGGAGCGTACGCCCGACGTCGTCCGTCTAGCAGCGCCCGGCGGCCCCATCGAGTTGGCGGCGAGCTCGACAGACCGCGTACCCCAGCCCGCCGACGTACGCGACGTCACCTCGCTCCTCGCCTCCGCCGGGCAGTTCGTCGGCATGCGCTATCTCTGGGGCGGTACGAGCGGCTGGGGCGTCGACTGCTCCGGATTCGTGCATCTCACGCACCGCAGGTTCGGCGTCACGGTGCCGCGTGACGCCCATGACCAGTACGACGCGTCTGCGCAGCTCAATCCGCGCTCGGCGGTTGCGGGCGACCTCTACTTCTTCGGTCGTACGTCTCGCGGCATCACCCACGTCGGCTTCGCAACCGGCGAAGCCGGGGAGACTGCTCAGATGCTGCATGCCCCCGACGGCGACCGGCAACAGCACGTCGAACACGCGCCGATGGCCAAGGAACGCGCGGACAACCTCGCCGGCGCGGGCTCGTTCCTCCACCGCTGA
- a CDS encoding APC family permease: MSESTAPTPETGQPELRRVMGTKLLLLFIVGDILGTGVYALTGQVAGEVGGAAWLPFLVAFSIAMITAFSYLELVTKYPQAAGAALYTHKAFGLHFLTFLVCFTVMCSGITSASTAAKTVADNFAVGFDLEISDAGLLLLALGFMALVAAVNFRGVAESVKANVVLTMIELSGLLLVILVGFWVMAGGDADFSRVVAFETAEDKSVFLSVTAATSLAFFAMVGFEDSVNMAEETHDPARTFPKVMLTGLSITGVIYILVSICAVAVVPVGVLTESPTPLVEVVQRGAPDVPIDDIFPFITIFAVANSALINMLMASRLLYGMANQAVLPPFLGKVHHKRRTPWASILFTTAIAFGLIIYVSNASDNAVSVLGGTTALLLLGVFTVVNIAVLVLRRDSVDGYHFRAPTVLPIIGTLACAFFVTPYTDRDGEQYEVAGLLLAVGVVLWAITWFVNRAMRAQRTYFKDPSGLE; this comes from the coding sequence ATGAGCGAGTCAACCGCGCCCACGCCTGAAACGGGGCAGCCCGAACTCAGACGAGTGATGGGCACGAAACTTCTGTTGCTGTTCATCGTCGGCGACATTCTCGGCACGGGTGTCTATGCACTCACCGGCCAGGTCGCGGGCGAGGTCGGCGGAGCTGCATGGCTGCCGTTCTTGGTCGCCTTCTCGATCGCGATGATCACGGCGTTCTCGTACCTCGAGCTCGTCACGAAGTACCCGCAGGCTGCGGGTGCGGCGCTCTACACCCATAAGGCCTTCGGATTACATTTCCTCACCTTCCTGGTGTGCTTCACGGTGATGTGCTCGGGCATCACGTCCGCATCCACCGCCGCCAAGACCGTCGCCGACAACTTCGCCGTCGGGTTCGACCTGGAGATCTCCGACGCCGGACTTCTCCTCCTCGCGCTCGGCTTCATGGCACTCGTCGCCGCAGTGAACTTCCGCGGTGTCGCCGAGAGCGTCAAGGCGAACGTCGTGCTGACGATGATCGAGCTCTCCGGCCTGCTCCTGGTGATCCTCGTCGGCTTCTGGGTCATGGCCGGCGGCGACGCCGACTTCTCCCGCGTCGTCGCGTTCGAGACGGCCGAAGACAAGAGCGTCTTCCTGTCGGTCACCGCGGCGACCTCCCTCGCCTTCTTCGCGATGGTCGGGTTCGAGGACTCCGTGAACATGGCCGAGGAGACGCACGACCCGGCTCGCACCTTCCCGAAGGTCATGCTCACCGGTCTGTCGATCACGGGCGTCATCTACATCCTGGTGTCCATCTGCGCTGTCGCGGTCGTCCCCGTCGGCGTACTGACCGAGAGCCCGACACCGCTCGTCGAGGTCGTACAGCGGGGCGCTCCGGACGTACCGATCGACGACATCTTCCCGTTCATCACGATCTTCGCCGTTGCCAACTCCGCGCTGATCAACATGCTGATGGCGAGCCGACTGTTGTACGGCATGGCCAACCAGGCCGTCCTTCCGCCGTTCCTCGGCAAGGTGCATCACAAGCGGCGTACGCCGTGGGCATCGATCCTGTTCACAACCGCCATCGCGTTCGGCCTGATCATCTACGTCTCCAACGCGAGCGACAACGCGGTCAGCGTTCTCGGCGGTACGACCGCCCTGCTACTGCTCGGCGTGTTCACGGTCGTCAACATCGCCGTGCTCGTCCTGCGGCGCGACTCCGTCGACGGGTACCACTTCCGGGCGCCGACCGTGCTACCGATCATCGGCACGCTCGCCTGCGCGTTCTTCGTGACGCCGTACACCGACCGTGACGGTGAGCAGTACGAGGTCGCCGGTCTGCTGCTGGCGGTCGGCGTTGTGCTGTGGGCGATCACCTGGTTCGTGAACCGCGCCATGCGTGCCCAGCGCACGTACTTCAAAGATCCGAGCGGGCTCGAGTGA
- a CDS encoding TerC family protein encodes MDVTTTEWLITVGVTVAVLLFDIIIVARRPHEPTIKECAIALSVYVGLAVLFGIWVTAFHGHDFGVEFYAGWLTEYSLSIDNLFVFIIIMSALNVPRKYQQEALLVGIILALIFRAIFIALGKVAIDNFSWVFYIFGAFLVYTAYTLVKSYRSHDDEEYKENKLIAFARNHLNATDEYHGLKLFIKRNGKRMITPMFIVIVALGSTDIMFALDSIPAIYGLTQEAYIVFTANVFALMGLRQLYFLLGDMLQKLVYLSLGLSFILAFIGVKLVLHALHENELPFINGGEPLHGVPEIDTLLSLGVIIVVLTVTAVASLLKSRNQSEIG; translated from the coding sequence GTGGATGTCACCACAACCGAATGGCTCATCACCGTCGGAGTCACGGTCGCCGTGCTCCTGTTCGACATCATCATCGTCGCGCGTCGTCCGCATGAGCCGACGATCAAGGAATGCGCGATCGCTCTGTCGGTCTACGTCGGGCTGGCGGTGCTGTTCGGGATCTGGGTCACGGCCTTCCACGGTCACGACTTCGGCGTCGAGTTCTACGCCGGCTGGCTGACGGAGTACAGCCTCTCGATCGACAACCTCTTCGTCTTCATCATCATCATGTCGGCGCTGAACGTGCCGCGGAAGTACCAGCAGGAGGCGCTGCTCGTCGGCATCATCCTGGCGTTGATCTTCCGGGCGATCTTCATCGCGCTCGGCAAGGTGGCGATCGACAACTTCTCTTGGGTCTTCTACATCTTCGGCGCGTTCCTCGTCTACACCGCGTACACGCTGGTGAAGAGCTACCGCAGCCACGATGACGAGGAGTACAAGGAGAACAAGCTCATCGCGTTCGCGCGTAACCACCTGAACGCGACCGACGAGTACCACGGCCTCAAGCTCTTCATCAAGCGCAACGGCAAGCGGATGATCACGCCGATGTTCATCGTGATCGTGGCGCTCGGTTCGACCGACATCATGTTCGCGCTCGACTCGATCCCGGCGATCTACGGGCTGACCCAGGAGGCGTACATCGTCTTCACGGCGAACGTGTTCGCGCTGATGGGGCTGCGACAGCTGTACTTCCTGCTCGGTGACATGCTGCAGAAGCTCGTCTACCTGTCGCTGGGCCTGTCGTTCATCCTCGCCTTCATCGGTGTGAAGCTCGTACTGCACGCGCTGCACGAGAACGAGCTGCCGTTCATCAACGGCGGTGAGCCGCTGCACGGCGTACCCGAGATCGACACGCTGCTGAGCTTGGGTGTGATCATCGTCGTACTGACCGTCACGGCCGTCGCGAGCCTGCTCAAGTCACGGAACCAGTCCGAGATCGGATAG
- a CDS encoding class A beta-lactamase-related serine hydrolase: protein MTGAGLDDRLSSIAAEYDATISVWMGTLDGTASFVRDGEHEHPAASTLKLPLLIAVHRAAESGDLNLDEELTVHDEFASVLDDESYVMTEDYDNDPQPWARLGQRATIGWLAERAIILSSNLATNLLIERIGFAAVNDVYELAGATTARLRRGIQDEPASGAGVFNTATASDMARVLVALLAGKLVPAQRTTEVERVLAACETNDAIPAGLPPNTYLAHKTGWIDEACHDVGIVRPDGARPFILSIFTSALLDDPTAHRLVARVAAECWQVRPR from the coding sequence GTGACGGGGGCAGGCCTCGACGACCGGCTCTCGTCGATCGCCGCGGAGTACGACGCGACGATCTCGGTCTGGATGGGGACTCTCGACGGCACCGCCTCGTTCGTACGAGACGGCGAACACGAGCATCCGGCGGCCAGCACCCTCAAGCTGCCGCTGCTCATCGCCGTGCACCGCGCCGCCGAGTCGGGCGATCTGAACCTCGACGAAGAGCTGACCGTGCACGACGAGTTCGCCTCCGTGCTCGACGACGAGTCGTACGTGATGACCGAGGACTACGACAACGACCCGCAACCGTGGGCGCGACTCGGACAGCGGGCCACCATCGGATGGCTGGCGGAGCGCGCGATCATCCTGTCCAGCAACCTCGCGACGAACCTGCTGATCGAACGGATCGGGTTCGCTGCCGTCAACGACGTGTACGAACTGGCGGGTGCGACGACTGCCCGGCTTCGGCGCGGCATCCAGGACGAACCGGCCAGCGGTGCGGGCGTGTTCAACACGGCTACCGCGTCCGATATGGCCCGTGTGCTGGTCGCGCTGCTCGCCGGGAAGCTGGTGCCGGCGCAGCGCACGACCGAGGTCGAAAGGGTGCTGGCGGCCTGCGAGACCAACGACGCGATCCCGGCGGGGCTACCGCCCAACACCTACCTCGCGCACAAGACAGGCTGGATCGACGAGGCCTGCCACGACGTCGGCATCGTTCGGCCCGACGGCGCGCGGCCGTTCATCCTGTCGATCTTCACGAGCGCATTACTCGATGATCCGACCGCACATCGGCTCGTCGCCCGGGTCGCCGCCGAATGCTGGCAGGTACGCCCCAGATAG
- a CDS encoding MFS transporter — protein sequence MSTSAVGHLPGTTGLRRLNTAMLAAGIAAFGALYSTQALMPTLGSEFDVSATKASLTVSAGTGALAVAVVPMSMVAESLGRARVMRIGLCAVTLVVLLSAAAPSFPALVVARALLGVAIAAVVGVAMGHVGAEVHPRAVGTAMGMYVAANSLGGIGGRLVSASVDDLLGWRASQAGIGLVCAIAAVVFWANLPPTVSQAHGASTRTVVRDVLRQLRNPPLVLLYLLPFLLMGGFVAMYNYLTFRLESAPFDLPSSIVSLVFLAYLSGTAASVVAGRLSDRFGRPPVVCAAIVAMIAGLAITLADWLPSLVVGTVLFTTGFFAAHSAASGWVPRLAQGPTTIASAIYVLAYYAGSSVFGTSVGIAWSHGGWSATAAAVGALALAALISAIAVSVLARSPRSPGR from the coding sequence GTGAGCACCTCCGCCGTCGGTCACCTCCCGGGTACGACCGGTCTGCGGCGGCTCAACACCGCGATGCTGGCCGCGGGGATCGCCGCATTCGGCGCGCTCTACAGCACGCAGGCACTCATGCCGACCCTCGGCTCCGAGTTCGACGTCTCGGCGACCAAGGCGAGCCTGACGGTTTCCGCAGGCACGGGCGCCCTCGCCGTCGCGGTCGTACCCATGAGCATGGTCGCGGAGTCGCTTGGCCGCGCGCGCGTCATGCGGATCGGGCTGTGCGCCGTGACCCTCGTGGTACTCCTCAGCGCCGCAGCGCCGTCGTTCCCGGCTCTCGTCGTAGCGCGCGCACTGCTCGGTGTCGCAATCGCGGCCGTCGTCGGTGTGGCCATGGGCCACGTCGGCGCCGAGGTGCACCCGCGCGCCGTCGGAACCGCGATGGGCATGTACGTCGCGGCCAACTCCCTCGGCGGGATCGGCGGGCGGCTCGTGTCGGCGTCCGTGGACGACCTGCTCGGCTGGCGCGCCTCGCAGGCCGGTATCGGGCTTGTCTGCGCCATCGCCGCGGTCGTGTTCTGGGCCAACCTGCCGCCAACGGTCTCCCAAGCGCACGGCGCCTCTACCCGAACAGTCGTACGCGACGTACTGCGGCAACTGCGCAACCCGCCGCTCGTACTGCTGTACCTGTTGCCGTTCCTGCTCATGGGCGGTTTCGTGGCGATGTACAACTACCTGACGTTCCGGCTGGAGTCGGCGCCCTTCGATCTACCGAGCAGCATCGTGTCGTTGGTGTTCCTCGCGTACCTGTCGGGCACCGCCGCATCGGTCGTCGCGGGCAGGTTGTCCGACCGGTTCGGGCGTCCGCCGGTCGTCTGCGCGGCCATCGTCGCGATGATCGCCGGCCTCGCCATCACCCTCGCCGACTGGCTCCCGTCGCTGGTTGTCGGCACGGTGTTGTTCACCACTGGCTTCTTCGCCGCACACTCCGCCGCGAGCGGCTGGGTCCCTCGGCTCGCGCAGGGTCCGACGACGATAGCGAGCGCGATCTACGTGCTCGCCTACTACGCCGGGTCGAGTGTCTTCGGCACCTCGGTCGGCATCGCGTGGTCCCACGGCGGCTGGTCTGCGACGGCGGCCGCGGTCGGAGCACTCGCCCTCGCAGCCCTCATCTCCGCGATCGCAGTGAGCGTCCTGGCACGATCTCCGAGATCGCCTGGGCGATGA
- the sppA gene encoding signal peptide peptidase SppA yields the protein MKTPRLPFTDRAGLPLVVEIDLTRGLLAHAPTDPLSALRARNTPSLAETLAGLRYAADDPQVAGVIVTISDSVPIAQAEELGAALEEFALSGKPTLATATSFGELGPGSVAYYLALHTDAIWLQPSGGVALMGVALDVMTLRGVLDKIDAEPQLGQRHEFKTAAEQIMSREISAPNREMTQRIADSVVDRIASVAARRRGLDAASFEDAMATAPVPAPIAVQRGLVDHLGYRSDAYAHARREWGRDGEVALRYAHRYARHRANRPTEQLRRRGRPKIGVVSVSGGITTGRTGGSPFGGRTAGSESICAAIRLATDDESLRGLILRVDSPGGSYVASDAIRHALREFRATDRPVVASMAGVAASGGYFVSMPCDAIVALPSTLTGSIGVLGGKVALGRTFERIGVTAESIGSGAHATMFSSTSRFDDAQWAKVNDWLDEVYADFTTKAAEDRGMDVSTLESLARGRVWTGADACDRGLVDQLGGLRTALDTAAERAGVAADQVRAVPVPHVSALQRLIPSESSESPGDAVATSPEGLLVGAARAAGLTVSGVLALPWRLTIT from the coding sequence ATGAAGACGCCTCGTCTGCCGTTCACCGACCGTGCCGGGCTCCCGTTGGTGGTAGAGATCGATCTGACTCGTGGCCTGCTCGCGCACGCTCCGACCGACCCGCTTTCGGCGCTGCGCGCACGCAACACGCCCTCGCTGGCCGAGACGCTGGCCGGACTCCGGTACGCGGCCGACGACCCACAGGTCGCAGGCGTCATCGTGACCATCTCCGATTCGGTACCGATCGCACAGGCCGAGGAGCTCGGTGCGGCGCTCGAGGAGTTCGCGCTCAGTGGTAAGCCGACCCTCGCCACGGCCACCAGCTTCGGCGAGCTCGGTCCGGGCAGTGTCGCGTACTACCTCGCCCTGCACACCGACGCGATCTGGCTGCAGCCGAGCGGCGGCGTCGCCCTGATGGGCGTCGCACTCGATGTGATGACGCTTCGCGGCGTGCTGGACAAGATCGATGCAGAGCCCCAGCTGGGCCAACGACATGAGTTCAAGACCGCGGCCGAGCAGATCATGTCGCGCGAGATCTCCGCGCCGAATCGCGAGATGACCCAGCGCATTGCGGACTCGGTCGTCGACCGCATCGCGTCGGTCGCGGCACGACGCCGCGGTCTGGATGCCGCATCATTCGAGGACGCGATGGCGACCGCACCGGTGCCCGCCCCGATCGCGGTTCAGCGTGGACTCGTCGATCACCTCGGCTACCGCAGCGATGCGTACGCCCATGCCCGCCGCGAATGGGGCAGGGACGGCGAAGTCGCCCTGCGCTACGCCCATCGCTACGCACGCCATCGCGCCAATCGGCCGACTGAACAACTGCGCCGTCGCGGTCGGCCGAAGATCGGCGTCGTGTCGGTGAGCGGCGGTATCACCACCGGACGCACCGGCGGCAGCCCGTTCGGCGGTCGTACCGCAGGATCCGAGTCGATCTGCGCGGCGATTCGGCTCGCCACGGACGACGAGAGCCTGCGCGGGCTGATCCTGCGGGTGGACAGCCCCGGCGGCTCGTACGTCGCCTCCGATGCGATTCGACATGCTCTGCGGGAGTTCCGGGCGACCGACCGGCCGGTGGTCGCGTCGATGGCAGGCGTCGCAGCGTCGGGCGGCTACTTCGTGTCGATGCCGTGCGACGCGATCGTGGCGCTTCCGAGCACGCTGACCGGCTCGATCGGGGTGCTCGGCGGCAAGGTCGCGCTCGGGAGAACCTTCGAACGCATCGGGGTGACAGCGGAGTCGATCGGATCGGGAGCTCACGCGACGATGTTCAGCTCGACGTCTCGGTTCGACGACGCACAGTGGGCGAAGGTCAACGACTGGCTCGACGAGGTGTACGCCGACTTCACCACCAAGGCCGCCGAGGACCGTGGCATGGACGTGTCGACGCTCGAGTCCCTCGCCCGCGGACGGGTGTGGACCGGCGCCGACGCCTGCGACCGTGGGCTCGTCGACCAGCTCGGCGGCCTTCGTACGGCGCTCGACACCGCCGCCGAGCGGGCCGGCGTCGCCGCTGACCAAGTTCGCGCAGTGCCGGTGCCGCACGTGTCTGCGCTGCAGCGGCTGATCCCCTCCGAGTCGAGCGAGTCCCCCGGCGACGCCGTCGCCACGTCACCCGAGGGTCTGCTCGTCGGCGCCGCCCGCGCCGCCGGCCTCACTGTTTCGGGTGTACTCGCGCTGCCCTGGCGGCTGACGATCACCTGA
- the uvrB gene encoding excinuclease ABC subunit UvrB — MRPVSELARQVAPMRVVSDYEPSGDQPRAIDQLAERIGGGTKDAVLLGATGTGKTATVAWLTERLQRPVLVLQPNKTLAAQFANELRELFPDNAVEYFVSYYDYYQPEAYVPQTDTYIEKDSSINEEVERLRHSATWSLLTRRDVIVVATVSCIYGLGSADEYINRMIHLEVGADRDRDELLRTLVQAQYTRNDLNTTRGNFRVRGDTLEIFPVYQELAVRVEFFGDEIERLMTLHPLTGEVLTDEKELYVGAATHYAVGPEVMERAIGGIETELAERLSELEGQGKLLEAQRLRMRTSYDIEMMRQVGSCSGIENYSLHMDGRERGSAPNCLLDYFPEDFLLVIDESHVTVPQIGGMYEGDMSRKRTLVDHGFRLPSAMDNRPLRWEEFLQRIGQTVYLSATPGPYELEQTGGEVVEQIIRPTGLVDPEVVVKPTKGQIDDLIGQIRERVDREERVLVTTLTKKMAEDLTDYLLEAGLRTRYLHSEVDTLRRVELLRELRMGEYDVLVGINLLREGLDLPEVSLVAILDADKEGFLRSGRSLIQTIGRAARNVSGQVIMYADAITPSMEQAIEETNRRRQVQQDYNKEHGIDPQPLRKRIGDITDMLAREDAEIEELVGGSGRSQSRGKGAVANPVLGPSFNRDTASMPAGELADLIQELNEQMHTAAAELQFEVAARIRDEIGDLKKELRSMINAGA, encoded by the coding sequence ATGAGACCAGTGAGCGAGCTCGCCCGGCAGGTGGCACCGATGCGGGTTGTATCCGACTACGAGCCGTCCGGCGACCAGCCGCGGGCGATCGACCAGCTCGCAGAGCGTATCGGTGGCGGTACGAAGGATGCCGTCCTGCTGGGGGCGACAGGCACCGGCAAGACGGCGACTGTCGCCTGGCTGACCGAGCGGCTGCAGCGTCCGGTGCTGGTTCTGCAGCCGAACAAGACGCTCGCCGCGCAGTTCGCCAACGAGCTGCGCGAGCTGTTCCCCGACAACGCCGTCGAGTACTTCGTGTCGTACTACGACTACTACCAGCCCGAGGCGTACGTACCCCAGACAGATACCTACATCGAGAAGGACTCCTCGATCAACGAAGAGGTCGAGCGGCTGCGCCACTCGGCGACGTGGAGCCTGCTCACCCGGCGTGACGTGATCGTCGTCGCGACTGTCTCGTGCATCTACGGCCTCGGCTCGGCCGATGAGTACATCAACCGGATGATCCATCTCGAGGTCGGTGCAGATCGTGATCGCGACGAGCTGCTGCGCACCCTCGTGCAGGCGCAATACACCCGCAACGACCTGAACACCACCCGCGGCAACTTCAGGGTCCGCGGCGACACCCTCGAGATATTCCCCGTCTACCAGGAGCTGGCGGTGCGGGTCGAGTTCTTCGGTGATGAGATCGAGCGGCTGATGACGCTGCACCCGCTGACCGGCGAGGTGCTCACCGACGAGAAGGAGCTCTACGTCGGCGCGGCAACGCACTACGCGGTCGGGCCCGAGGTCATGGAGCGCGCGATCGGCGGCATCGAGACCGAGCTGGCCGAGAGGCTGTCCGAGCTCGAGGGCCAGGGCAAGCTGCTCGAGGCGCAACGACTACGCATGCGCACGTCGTACGACATCGAGATGATGCGTCAGGTGGGCAGCTGCTCCGGCATCGAGAACTACTCGCTGCACATGGACGGCCGCGAGCGGGGGAGTGCACCGAACTGTCTGCTCGACTACTTCCCCGAAGACTTCCTGCTCGTGATCGACGAGTCGCATGTGACGGTTCCCCAGATCGGCGGCATGTACGAAGGCGATATGTCGCGCAAGCGCACCCTCGTCGACCATGGGTTCCGACTGCCGAGCGCGATGGACAACCGGCCGCTGCGCTGGGAGGAGTTCCTGCAGCGGATCGGCCAGACCGTCTATCTGTCCGCGACGCCCGGGCCGTACGAGCTGGAGCAGACCGGCGGAGAGGTGGTCGAGCAGATCATCCGGCCGACCGGTCTCGTCGATCCCGAGGTCGTGGTCAAGCCGACGAAGGGTCAGATCGATGATCTGATCGGTCAGATCCGCGAGCGGGTCGACCGCGAGGAGCGGGTCTTGGTCACCACGCTGACCAAGAAGATGGCCGAAGACCTCACCGACTACCTGCTCGAGGCCGGGCTTCGCACGAGGTATCTGCACAGTGAGGTCGACACCCTGCGTCGAGTCGAGCTGCTACGCGAGCTGCGGATGGGTGAGTACGACGTGCTCGTCGGCATCAACCTGCTTCGCGAGGGTCTCGACCTGCCCGAGGTGAGCCTGGTCGCGATCCTCGACGCCGATAAGGAGGGTTTCCTGCGGTCCGGTCGGTCGCTGATCCAGACCATCGGCCGTGCCGCTCGCAACGTGTCCGGGCAGGTGATCATGTACGCCGATGCGATCACGCCGTCGATGGAGCAGGCGATCGAGGAGACGAACCGCCGCCGCCAGGTGCAGCAGGATTACAACAAGGAGCACGGCATCGACCCGCAGCCGCTGCGCAAACGCATCGGCGACATCACCGACATGCTCGCGCGCGAGGATGCCGAGATCGAGGAGCTCGTCGGCGGGTCCGGGCGATCGCAGTCGCGGGGCAAGGGTGCGGTGGCAAACCCGGTCCTCGGGCCTTCGTTCAACCGCGATACGGCCAGCATGCCCGCGGGCGAGCTCGCCGATCTGATCCAGGAGCTGAACGAACAGATGCACACGGCCGCAGCCGAGCTGCAGTTCGAGGTCGCTGCGCGTATCCGCGACGAGATCGGCGACCTGAAGAAGGAGCTGCGCTCGATGATCAACGCGGGCGCATAG